A region from the Corticium candelabrum chromosome 14, ooCorCand1.1, whole genome shotgun sequence genome encodes:
- the LOC134189735 gene encoding ER membrane protein complex subunit 7-like, protein MLAVLVLVFQAVSCGLAETDAGAESLFKIEGKIVIQGAKIEEWSHQTRILVNGGEFVGFVRSDGMFTVSNVPPGSHLVEVSSPNYMFEMARVEISSKSKGKMRARKVDNVQPSKVDAIPYPLRLKTKGRAEYFEKREEWRLKDALANPMMLMMVLPLILLVVLPRLTSNLDQENKETMTQMQSMFNQRPSDMFDMSAWLQRIFSGGSSKRSSASKSSKKAITSKRK, encoded by the exons CAAGCCGTCTCATGTGGTCTAGCGGAGACAGACGCCGGCGCAGAAAGTCTCTTCAAGATAGAGGGAAAAATTGTTATTCAAGGTGCCAAAATTGAGGAGTGGAGTCATCAGACGAGAATTCTTGTAAATGGAGGCGAGTTCGTCGGCTTCGTACGGTCTGATGGCATGTTTACCGTCTCAAATGTACCTCCTGGATCGCACTTGGTGGAAGTCTCCTCACCAAACTATATGTTTGAGATGGCGAGAGTTGAGATCAGCTCCAAATCGAAAGGCAAGATGAGAGCAAGAAAAGTGGACAATGTTCAGCCGTCGAAGGTGGACGCCATTCCCTATCCTTTGAGATTGAAAACTAAAGGAAGGGCTGAGTACTTTGAGAAACGGGAGGAATGGAGGCTAAAGGATGCTCTAGCAAACCCAATG ATGCTGATGATGGTACTGCCGTTGATTCTTCTTGTCGTTCTTCCACGCCTTACAAGTAACTTGGATCAGGAAAATAAG GAGACGATGACGCAAATGCAGAGCATGTTCAATCAACGACCATCTGATATGTTTGACATGTCAGCATGGTTACAGCGCATTTTCTCTGGTGGTAGTAGTAAACGAAGCTCGGCATCTAAATCTTCAAAGAAAGCCATTACTAGCAAACGAAAATGA
- the LOC134189733 gene encoding putative transferase CAF17 homolog, mitochondrial isoform X2 has product MCSLNWLRTGRERILSAIRGVQYSSVRHASDAVSGGVHISRLGSRGVVQVAGEDSISLLQDLITHDMVNCFSERQHTNYAHFLNVQGRILCDTLIHRSSNQTYLVECDVHIKDDLIAHIRKYRLRKKVDVADVSSEYDIVSVRGIDQLFVSLDEVVIYSIDPRVKDLGLRVVVSGGMDVRKLHPSAIESDEVEYHKLRCRLGVCEGIADVPPGKALPFESNVDYMNGISFGKGCYLGQELTARTHFTGVTRKRIVPLELTDKDASSLVLLPESVIISSQGKSAGKLRSRIDQFGLGLLRLSYINDALIVRDSNGKSIDLRSHQPHWWPSDNDRDVNTT; this is encoded by the coding sequence ATGTGTTCGCTCAATTGGTTGAGAACTGGCCGTGAACGCATACTCTCAGCTATTCGTGGAGTTCAGTATTCTTCTGTAAGACATGCGTCGGACGCTGTGTCTGGTGGCGTTCACATCTCACGTCTTGGAAGCAGGGGTGTTGTGCAAGTAGCAGGAGAGGATTCTATCTCTCTGCTTCAAGATCTCATTACCCATGACATGGTCAACTGCTTCTCCGAACGACAGCATACCAACTATGCTCACTTTCTTAACGTGCAAGGTCGAATTCTATGTGACACTCTCATACACCGCTCCAGCAATCAGACCTACTTGGTTGAGTGTGATGTTCACATAAAGGATGATCTTATTGCTCACATCAGAAAGTATAGACTACGGAAGAAGGTTGATGTTGCTGATGTCAGCTCGGAGTACGACATTGTATCTGTTCGGGGCATCGACCaattatttgtttctttggaTGAAGTAGTTATTTACAGTATTGATCCACGTGTGAAAGATCTCGGGTTGAGGGTAGTCGTTTCTGGTGGTATGGATGTTAGAAAACTTCATCCTTCGGCCATCGAGTCGGATGAAGTTGAGTATCACAAGTTGAGATGCAGACTGGGAGTATGTGAGGGCATCGCTGATGTACCGCCTGGGAAGGCTCTTCCTTTTGAATCGAATGTAGATTACATGAATGGAATCAGTTTTGGAAAAGGTTGCTACTTGGGTCAGGAGCTCACTGCAAGAACTCATTTTACGGGAGTTACAAGGAAACGGATTGTTCCACTGGAGCTTACTGATAAAGACGCTAGCTCATTGGTACTTCTCCCAGAGTCTGTTATCATCAGTAGTCAGGGAAAATCTGCTGGCAAATTGAGAAGTAGAATTGATCAATTTGGTCTGGGCTTGCTTCGTTTGTCGTATATTAATGATGCTCTAATAGTTAGAGATAGCAATGGAAAGTCGATAGACTTGAGGTCTCATCAGCCTCATTGGTGGCCGTCAGACAATGATAGAGACGTGAACACTACATAA
- the LOC134189733 gene encoding putative transferase CAF17 homolog, mitochondrial isoform X1 — protein sequence MYGVFEIVYFRLCTLLGGAKPHFLISIDRKAMCSLNWLRTGRERILSAIRGVQYSSVRHASDAVSGGVHISRLGSRGVVQVAGEDSISLLQDLITHDMVNCFSERQHTNYAHFLNVQGRILCDTLIHRSSNQTYLVECDVHIKDDLIAHIRKYRLRKKVDVADVSSEYDIVSVRGIDQLFVSLDEVVIYSIDPRVKDLGLRVVVSGGMDVRKLHPSAIESDEVEYHKLRCRLGVCEGIADVPPGKALPFESNVDYMNGISFGKGCYLGQELTARTHFTGVTRKRIVPLELTDKDASSLVLLPESVIISSQGKSAGKLRSRIDQFGLGLLRLSYINDALIVRDSNGKSIDLRSHQPHWWPSDNDRDVNTT from the coding sequence ATGTATGGAGTATTTGAAATCGTTTACTTTCGGCTGTGTACGCTCCTGGGTGGAGCCAAACCTCACTTTTTGATATCTATTGATAGAAAGGCGATGTGTTCGCTCAATTGGTTGAGAACTGGCCGTGAACGCATACTCTCAGCTATTCGTGGAGTTCAGTATTCTTCTGTAAGACATGCGTCGGACGCTGTGTCTGGTGGCGTTCACATCTCACGTCTTGGAAGCAGGGGTGTTGTGCAAGTAGCAGGAGAGGATTCTATCTCTCTGCTTCAAGATCTCATTACCCATGACATGGTCAACTGCTTCTCCGAACGACAGCATACCAACTATGCTCACTTTCTTAACGTGCAAGGTCGAATTCTATGTGACACTCTCATACACCGCTCCAGCAATCAGACCTACTTGGTTGAGTGTGATGTTCACATAAAGGATGATCTTATTGCTCACATCAGAAAGTATAGACTACGGAAGAAGGTTGATGTTGCTGATGTCAGCTCGGAGTACGACATTGTATCTGTTCGGGGCATCGACCaattatttgtttctttggaTGAAGTAGTTATTTACAGTATTGATCCACGTGTGAAAGATCTCGGGTTGAGGGTAGTCGTTTCTGGTGGTATGGATGTTAGAAAACTTCATCCTTCGGCCATCGAGTCGGATGAAGTTGAGTATCACAAGTTGAGATGCAGACTGGGAGTATGTGAGGGCATCGCTGATGTACCGCCTGGGAAGGCTCTTCCTTTTGAATCGAATGTAGATTACATGAATGGAATCAGTTTTGGAAAAGGTTGCTACTTGGGTCAGGAGCTCACTGCAAGAACTCATTTTACGGGAGTTACAAGGAAACGGATTGTTCCACTGGAGCTTACTGATAAAGACGCTAGCTCATTGGTACTTCTCCCAGAGTCTGTTATCATCAGTAGTCAGGGAAAATCTGCTGGCAAATTGAGAAGTAGAATTGATCAATTTGGTCTGGGCTTGCTTCGTTTGTCGTATATTAATGATGCTCTAATAGTTAGAGATAGCAATGGAAAGTCGATAGACTTGAGGTCTCATCAGCCTCATTGGTGGCCGTCAGACAATGATAGAGACGTGAACACTACATAA
- the LOC134189734 gene encoding putative divalent cation/proton antiporter TMEM165 produces MPTDSFALSQWTLNYTVGFVHAFVASISVIIVSELGDKTFFIAAIMAMRHSRLVVFSGAIGALFLMTVLSVALGFATTVIPRAYTYYASTVLFALFGVKMLKEAWEMSPDEGQEELEQVSAELKKKDEELHSAQLYSIPNGDVELGIQKMKVFRRKASQWCRCLSPIFLQAFMLTFLAEWGDRSQLTTIILAARENPVGVAFGGTLGHAICTSIAVVGGRLIAQRISVRTVTFLGAIIFLLFAATSLLFDPNSS; encoded by the exons ATG CCTACAGACAGCTTTGCCTTGAGTCAGTGGACTCTCAACTATACAGTTGGCTTTGTCCATGCCTTTGTTGCCTCTATATCGGTTATTATCGTGTCTGAGCTCGGCGACAAGACATTTTTTATTGCGGCTATAATGGCAATGCGACACTCACGACTTGTCGTCTTCAGTGGTGCAATCGGGGCTTTGTTTCTAATGACTGTGTTGTCAGTGGCGCTGGGATTCGCTACAACTGTCATTCCGAGGGCTTATACGTATTATGCGTCGACAGTCTTGTTTGCGCTGTTTGGTGTGAAGATGCTGAAAGAAGCGTGGGAGATGTCTCCTGACGAAGGTCAAGAAGAACTAGAACAAGTTTCAGCAGAGTTGAAGAAGAAGGATGAAGAG CTGCATTCGGCACAGTTGTATTCGATACCTAATGGGGACGTTGAGTTAGGAATCCAAAAAATGAAAGTATTTCGAAGGAAAGCGTCGCAGTGGTGTCGATGTCTGTCTCCAATATTTCTCCAGGCATTTATGCTAACGTTTCTTGCTGAATGGGGAGACAGGTCACAACTAACAACAATTATATTAGCTGCAAGAGAA AATCCGGTGGGAGTTGCATTTGGCGGTACCTTGGGTCATGCCATTTGTACTTCAATAGCGGTAGTCGGGGGACGTCTCATTGCACAGAGAATCTCAGTGAGAACAG TCACATTTCTAGGTGCAATTATATTTCTGCTGTTTGCTGCAACGTCTCTtctgtttgatccaaatagtTCTTAG